One genomic segment of Ascaphus truei isolate aAscTru1 chromosome 23, aAscTru1.hap1, whole genome shotgun sequence includes these proteins:
- the ARL4D gene encoding ADP-ribosylation factor-like protein 4D — protein MGNHLTEIAPNTSFLPTFQTLHVVVIGLDSAGKTSLLYRLKFKEFVQCVPTKGFNMEKIKAPVGSSRAITFQVWDVGGQEKLRPLWKSYTRRTDGLVFVVDSSESERMEEAKVELHKITRTSENHGVPVLVLANKQDVAAALSVPEVEKLLAIHELGSSTLSHIQGCSAVDGRGLPQGLEKLYDMILKRKKTLRHGKKKR, from the coding sequence ATGGGCAACCATCTAACGGAGATCGCACCCAACACCTCCTTTCTGCCCACCTTCCAGACCCTACACGTGGTCGTCATCGGGTTGGACTCGGCCGGCAAGACCTCCTTGTTGTACCGGCTGAAGTTCAAGGAGTTTGTCCAATGCGTTCCCACCAAGGGCTTCAACATGGAGAAAATCAAGGCCCCGGTTGGGAGCTCCAGGGCCATTACTTTCCAGGTCTGGGACGTGGGTGGCCAGGAGAAGTTGAGACCCTTGTGGAAATCCTACACCCGGAGGACCGACGGCTTGGTGTTCGTGGTGGACTCCTCCGAGTCGGAGCGCATGGAGGAAGCCAAAGTTGAGCTCCACAAAATCACCAGGACTTCTGAAAACCACGGGGTGCCCGTCTTGGTCCTGGCCAACAAGCAGGACGTTGCCGCCGCCTTGTCTGTGCCGGAGGTGGAGAAGCTGCTGGCCATTCACGAACTGGGGTCTTCCACTCTGAGTCACATTCAGGGCTGCAGCGCGGTGGACGGCAGAGGGTTGCCCCAAGGGCTCGAGAAACTCTACGACATGATCCTGAAGCGGAAGAAGACCCTCAGGCATGGCAAGAAGAAACGGTGA